The window GTCGCCAGAAAGACCGAGCTGAAGATCGTCCTGACGATCCTCCGGAACAAGCGCATTACGCCGCAAGCTTCGCGCACGCCGACGGCGGCGAAGGGGCGCCTACCGCGCGACGGCCGGTCTTTCTCCTAATCGTCGACCTCGACGAGAACTTCGCCCCCCTCTTCCCGCACGGGATATGTACGCAGGCCGGGGTGGCGGCCGAACGTCGTGACGTGCTCTCCGGTCTCCAGGTCGTAGCGCCAGCCGTGCCACGGGCACGTGACGCAGCCGCCGGACACGAAGCCGTCGTCGATGGGGTTACCGACGTGCAGGCAGATGTTGTCAACGGCTGCCAGGCCCGATCCGATGTCGAACACAGCGATGTTGTGGTCGGCCACCCTCACAGGCCATCCCCGGCGCTGCGGGACGT is drawn from Acidimicrobiales bacterium and contains these coding sequences:
- a CDS encoding Rieske 2Fe-2S domain-containing protein — encoded protein: MAAGGSGVVCGGDGGDSRRRSVGPAGRCSGPRRWVTWVRVCRRDDVPQRRGWPVRVADHNIAVFDIGSGLAAVDNICLHVGNPIDDGFVSGGCVTCPWHGWRYDLETGEHVTTFGRHPGLRTYPVREEGGEVLVEVDD